From the Candidatus Zixiibacteriota bacterium genome, one window contains:
- the smpB gene encoding SsrA-binding protein SmpB, producing the protein MPEEKKKERSIVTNRKAFHNYEILDRREAGIELKGSEVKSLRMGKVNLSDSYAAVENGEVILYNLHISPYEMATRDGHEPLRPRRLLLHKREIRRLFAATEEKGFTLIPLRIYFKGPVIKIELAIARGRKSYDKREKTAEKEAARAIERAMRRKTK; encoded by the coding sequence ATGCCTGAGGAGAAGAAAAAAGAGCGGAGTATCGTCACCAACCGCAAAGCCTTTCACAACTACGAGATTCTCGACCGTCGTGAAGCCGGCATCGAGCTGAAAGGGAGCGAAGTGAAATCTTTGCGAATGGGGAAAGTCAATCTCTCCGACAGTTACGCCGCAGTCGAGAACGGGGAAGTTATTCTGTACAACCTGCATATTTCGCCGTACGAAATGGCGACCCGCGACGGCCATGAGCCGCTTCGCCCTCGAAGGTTGCTGCTGCACAAACGGGAAATCCGCCGTCTGTTCGCCGCCACCGAGGAAAAAGGATTCACTCTGATTCCGCTGCGAATCTATTTCAAGGGACCTGTAATTAAAATCGAACTGGCTATTGCCCGCGGGCGTAAGAGTTACGATAAACGGGAGAAAACTGCCGAAAAGGAAGCGGCGCGGGCGATTGAAAGAGCGATGAGACGAAAAACAAAATGA
- a CDS encoding nitrilase-related carbon-nitrogen hydrolase, producing the protein MIVSLYQNNPRFGKVADNLDQLLRAAGPHKFDLLVLPELFATGYLFADFNQAFLLSDEAGKGYLFESIRKLAAEKNSLIIYGFPERRGKRLFNSSIAVFPDGQYLLYQKSHLFDTEKEIFSPGESGFSVFSFRGARIGMMICFDWRFPEAARKLTLLGAQIICHPSNLVLPHCPDAMITRALENAVFTITANRIGEEKRPGLTLRFIGKSRIISPNGAILAQLDSEQTGFIAVDINPELADNKRVTANNDLLADRRPELY; encoded by the coding sequence ATGATTGTATCGCTCTATCAGAATAACCCCCGTTTCGGAAAAGTGGCTGACAACCTGGATCAACTGCTCAGAGCCGCTGGTCCACATAAATTCGACCTTCTGGTGCTTCCGGAGCTTTTCGCCACCGGTTATCTTTTTGCCGACTTCAATCAGGCGTTCCTGTTATCGGACGAAGCCGGCAAAGGGTATCTTTTTGAGAGCATCCGGAAGTTAGCCGCCGAGAAGAACAGCCTTATCATATATGGCTTTCCCGAGCGGCGAGGGAAGAGGCTGTTCAATTCCTCTATAGCGGTTTTTCCCGATGGGCAGTATCTTCTCTATCAGAAAAGCCACCTCTTCGACACCGAAAAAGAGATTTTCTCTCCCGGTGAATCCGGTTTCTCGGTATTCTCTTTTCGAGGCGCCCGCATCGGTATGATGATCTGTTTTGACTGGCGTTTTCCCGAGGCGGCGCGCAAACTGACTCTCCTGGGCGCCCAGATAATCTGTCATCCCTCCAATCTGGTCTTACCCCATTGCCCCGATGCCATGATTACCAGAGCCCTCGAAAACGCCGTTTTTACCATTACCGCCAACCGTATCGGCGAAGAAAAACGACCTGGCTTGACTCTCCGTTTCATCGGTAAATCGCGAATAATCTCACCCAACGGGGCAATTCTGGCGCAGCTTGATTCCGAACAAACCGGATTTATCGCCGTCGATATAAACCCAGAACTCGCTGATAATAAACGGGTTACTGCGAATAATG
- the murI gene encoding glutamate racemase yields MTQDEIKNKPIGIFDSGVGGLTVAAEIMRHLPQENIVYFGDVGRAPYGGRSKEIITKFTRQDISFLMEHKVKYIVAACNSASAVALETVRGEFDIDILGVIEPGAEAAVKYTRNGRIGIIGTVATIGSDSYARAIQARNTEVKVFSLACPLFVPLTEEGYIEKEATYLIAQDYLKTLTDVDIDTLVLGCTHYPLLKKVIGKVVGEQVRLVDSAEETARTVAEALAEKKLLRASAGEATVKFYVSDVPDRFSQVVKQFLGRSINNITRVDITRY; encoded by the coding sequence ATGACACAGGATGAGATAAAAAACAAGCCGATAGGGATATTCGATTCCGGAGTGGGGGGGCTGACGGTAGCGGCGGAAATCATGAGGCATCTGCCGCAAGAAAATATAGTCTATTTCGGCGATGTTGGGCGCGCCCCGTACGGCGGACGCTCCAAGGAAATAATCACCAAATTCACCCGTCAGGACATTTCTTTTTTGATGGAACATAAGGTGAAGTATATCGTGGCGGCATGCAATTCGGCCTCGGCGGTGGCGCTGGAGACTGTCCGCGGAGAATTTGACATTGATATCCTGGGGGTGATTGAGCCGGGGGCGGAGGCGGCCGTGAAGTATACCAGGAACGGTCGAATTGGAATAATCGGGACGGTTGCCACAATCGGTTCCGACAGTTATGCCCGGGCAATTCAAGCCCGAAACACCGAAGTGAAAGTATTCTCCTTAGCTTGTCCGTTATTTGTGCCTCTGACGGAGGAAGGGTATATTGAGAAGGAAGCGACTTACCTGATAGCGCAGGATTATCTCAAGACTTTGACAGATGTGGATATTGATACGCTTGTCCTAGGATGCACGCACTATCCTTTATTGAAGAAAGTTATCGGCAAGGTTGTGGGTGAGCAGGTGCGCCTGGTGGATTCGGCGGAGGAAACGGCCCGAACCGTGGCTGAGGCGCTGGCGGAGAAAAAACTGCTGCGTGCTTCAGCCGGCGAAGCGACGGTGAAATTTTATGTGTCCGATGTCCCCGACCGCTTCTCTCAAGTAGTAAAGCAATTCCTGGGAAGAAGTATCAATAACATTACAAGGGTGGATATAACGAGATATTAG
- a CDS encoding N-acetylmuramoyl-L-alanine amidase, which translates to MTRYILFLFLLFAGLVAPAAEGELLSVQLSGGTEKIDYIIEKNVLYFSMSQLAELFGDRISWEEVGLSIAYQSSASKTIFFVDSPFLRMGDSVRNMVYPVIIRNGELYLPAETFMPVLNRIRPEQVSWDAHRKTIRVDSEWYNVTDLAFSPKANGLLIEIFISGIKDYEIFQSEGNWLNITIPKGTVNRRQLLSRRDKDFLVDMNVLQNPGSAQVSLRLRRKIDKMTHRLQTDPDRIQISLIDSLVAPIANNGLKNVGPDDLIDRIIIDPGHGGSDYGAIGHNGTREKDVVLDIAKRLAKIIRKDKIFSAVLTREKDEYLSLAERTRIANEEKGDIFVSIHANASVKRAARGFQVFFLAPAKNDSARAVAQLENATFLAELGNQPDSQYDDLSHILSDMIQTEFQTESADLAAMIERDFRRKANSTDSRGIDQAGFYVLNGVYMPSVLVESAFITNRGDEQLLKSKDFREEVAQAIYEGLKRFKAKYENK; encoded by the coding sequence ATGACCAGATATATTTTATTTCTCTTTCTATTATTTGCGGGGTTAGTTGCGCCGGCTGCGGAAGGGGAGCTTTTGTCGGTCCAGCTCTCCGGAGGCACGGAAAAGATTGATTATATCATCGAAAAGAATGTTCTCTATTTCTCCATGTCGCAGCTGGCGGAGTTGTTTGGTGACCGCATTAGTTGGGAGGAAGTCGGGCTATCCATCGCCTATCAATCCTCAGCGAGTAAGACAATCTTCTTTGTCGATTCGCCGTTTCTCCGGATGGGGGATTCGGTCCGGAACATGGTTTATCCGGTTATTATCAGGAATGGGGAATTGTATCTTCCGGCAGAGACCTTTATGCCGGTCTTGAACCGGATTCGCCCCGAGCAGGTTTCCTGGGATGCGCATCGCAAAACGATTCGGGTCGATTCGGAATGGTACAATGTTACCGACCTGGCATTCTCCCCCAAAGCCAACGGATTGCTGATTGAGATTTTTATCAGCGGAATCAAGGATTATGAGATATTCCAATCGGAGGGAAACTGGCTCAATATCACCATACCAAAGGGCACGGTCAACCGCAGGCAACTGCTCAGCCGCCGGGACAAAGATTTTCTGGTGGATATGAATGTTCTTCAGAATCCCGGTTCGGCCCAGGTGTCATTGAGGTTGCGACGGAAGATTGACAAGATGACTCATCGTCTCCAGACCGACCCCGACCGGATTCAGATATCTCTAATAGATTCTCTGGTGGCGCCAATCGCAAATAACGGGTTGAAAAATGTCGGTCCCGATGACCTGATTGATAGAATCATAATTGACCCGGGGCATGGCGGAAGCGACTATGGCGCCATTGGTCACAACGGCACCAGAGAAAAGGACGTAGTTCTCGATATCGCCAAACGGCTGGCGAAGATCATCAGAAAGGACAAGATATTCTCGGCGGTATTAACCAGAGAAAAAGATGAGTATCTATCTCTGGCAGAACGAACCCGGATTGCCAACGAAGAGAAGGGGGATATCTTTGTTTCAATTCATGCCAATGCTTCGGTCAAGCGCGCGGCGCGCGGTTTTCAGGTCTTTTTTCTGGCGCCGGCAAAGAACGACTCCGCCCGGGCCGTGGCGCAACTTGAAAACGCAACCTTTCTTGCCGAGCTGGGAAATCAGCCGGATTCGCAATATGATGACTTAAGCCATATATTAAGCGACATGATTCAAACCGAATTTCAAACCGAATCGGCCGATTTGGCGGCAATGATAGAACGGGATTTCAGGCGGAAGGCTAACTCTACGGACAGTCGCGGCATCGACCAGGCCGGATTTTATGTCTTGAACGGCGTCTATATGCCTTCAGTGCTGGTAGAATCCGCCTTTATAACCAATCGCGGCGATGAGCAGCTACTCAAGAGCAAAGATTTCCGCGAGGAGGTGGCGCAAGCCATCTATGAAGGACTGAAAAGATTCAAAGCGAAGTATGAGAATAAATAG